A stretch of Fusobacterium sp. DD2 DNA encodes these proteins:
- the xerA gene encoding site-specific tyrosine recombinase/integron integrase, whose translation MNVKEKIIQNVIQEMLPYLNNAQLTRLKKVISNNLASYSLNAKKEDNNLENESNIKLLDLFTAAKRIEGCSEKSLKYYKKAIEKMLIAIDKPIREIITEDLRNYMTRYQEENNTSKLTIDNMRRIFSSFFSWLEDEDYILKSPVRRIHKIKSPTIIKETYTDESLEIMRDSCGCLRDLALIDMLSSTGMRVGELVLLNKEDINFNERECIVFGKGNKERIVYFDARTKIHLSNYLESREDNEKALFVSIRKPYKRMTIGGIEARLRNLGKRLNISKVHPHKFRRTLATIAIDKGMPIEQLQKLLGHQRIDTTLQYAMVKQSNVKLAHKKYIS comes from the coding sequence ATGAATGTAAAGGAAAAAATTATCCAAAATGTTATTCAAGAAATGTTGCCATATTTAAATAATGCCCAACTTACAAGATTAAAGAAAGTAATTTCTAATAATCTTGCTAGCTACTCTTTAAATGCTAAAAAAGAAGATAATAATTTAGAAAATGAATCAAATATAAAATTATTAGATTTATTTACAGCAGCTAAAAGGATTGAAGGATGTTCAGAAAAATCGTTAAAATATTATAAAAAAGCAATTGAAAAGATGCTAATAGCAATTGATAAACCAATTAGGGAAATTATTACAGAGGATTTAAGAAACTATATGACTCGTTACCAAGAAGAGAATAACACAAGCAAATTAACTATTGATAATATGCGAAGAATTTTTTCAAGTTTTTTTTCATGGTTAGAGGATGAAGATTACATACTTAAAAGTCCTGTAAGAAGAATACATAAAATTAAGTCACCTACGATAATTAAAGAAACATATACAGATGAATCTCTTGAAATTATGAGAGACAGTTGTGGTTGTTTACGGGACTTAGCTTTGATAGATATGTTATCTTCTACTGGAATGAGGGTAGGAGAATTGGTTTTGTTAAACAAAGAAGATATAAATTTTAACGAAAGAGAATGTATAGTATTTGGAAAAGGAAATAAAGAGAGAATTGTGTATTTTGATGCAAGAACTAAGATACATTTATCAAATTATCTTGAAAGTAGAGAAGACAATGAGAAAGCTCTTTTTGTTTCTATAAGGAAACCATATAAGCGAATGACAATTGGTGGAATTGAAGCAAGATTAAGAAATCTTGGTAAAAGACTGAATATTTCTAAAGTACATCCACATAAATTTAGAAGAACATTAGCAACAATAGCAATAGATAAAGGGATGCCGATAGAACAATTACAGAAATTATTGGGACATCAGAGAATTGACACAACCTTACAATATGCTATGGTAAAACAAAGTAATGTAAAGTTAGCACATAAAAAGTATATAAGTTGA
- a CDS encoding class I SAM-dependent methyltransferase: MSIKFYDDNADNFFNNTVNADMKNLYSQFEKYLKYNSGEILDLGCGSGRDSKYFIEKGFKVTALDLSPKLAEKASKYIGQKVIVGDMRDLKFDDKFIGIWACASLLHLNEEEVLTTLEKCISALKKDGILYASFKYGNNNYEKDGRTFTCFTEEKFTDFVANLKFEILAFFITEDVRADRKNEKWFNVIMKKI, encoded by the coding sequence ATGTCAATAAAATTTTATGATGATAATGCAGATAACTTTTTTAATAATACAGTCAATGCAGATATGAAAAATCTATACTCACAATTTGAAAAATATCTAAAATATAATAGTGGTGAAATCCTTGATCTTGGATGTGGAAGTGGAAGAGATTCCAAATATTTTATAGAAAAAGGATTTAAAGTAACAGCTTTAGATTTATCTCCAAAACTTGCAGAAAAAGCTAGCAAATATATTGGACAGAAAGTTATTGTTGGTGATATGAGAGATTTGAAATTTGATGATAAATTTATAGGTATCTGGGCATGTGCATCTCTTTTACATTTAAATGAAGAGGAAGTCCTTACAACTTTAGAAAAATGTATTTCCGCCTTAAAAAAAGACGGAATACTCTATGCCTCTTTTAAATATGGAAATAATAATTATGAAAAAGATGGTCGCACTTTTACCTGTTTTACAGAAGAAAAATTTACAGATTTTGTGGCTAACTTAAAATTTGAAATTTTAGCTTTTTTTATTACTGAAGATGTGAGAGCTGATAGAAAAAATGAAAAATGGTTTAATGTTATAATGAAAAAAATATAA
- a CDS encoding recombinase family protein → MSKVAIYIRLSVEDMIKTDESESIINQRAYLNDYLDKNEEFKNFTREEYVDDGYSGTNENRPAFQRMLEDVKKNNIQTIIVKDLSRFMRDYITLGDYLENIFPFLGVRFIAINDGYDSNKEKGNGTDLDIQFKGLLYDFYTKDISEKVKSSMTTLKKQGKFLAWSPPLGYMKDPNDRHKIIVDEETAWIVKKIFKLALDGISSRNIAKILNEEKIPTPSKRKSEITNLDFEYSIIRTAKKPRPTWTNGNVIDVLANENYTGTYTFNMQDKSVLNPSSFKFKPKEEWERVENNHEAIISREDFEKVQKIKEKNLFMKGKNTDYEWRKKSPLQGFAKCPTCNHILGCIQSKRKRQDGSIRVHTYFTCRICKCNNVKHKNSRAGSLEEQVFEAIKEKYGLEDPIKDEKVKVKPMEKSIEDLEAKKMHNFEKYKLGKMNRQKFIDSKNLIDEEIQAIKEKIQKAKEEKEVIDNTKLTRELMEKYIDSVICEGNEVLNIIWK, encoded by the coding sequence ATGAGTAAGGTTGCTATTTATATTAGATTATCCGTTGAAGATATGATAAAGACTGATGAAAGTGAAAGTATCATAAATCAAAGAGCATATCTAAATGATTATCTCGATAAGAATGAAGAATTTAAGAACTTTACAAGAGAAGAATATGTCGATGATGGATATTCTGGAACAAATGAAAATAGACCAGCTTTTCAAAGAATGCTCGAAGATGTAAAGAAAAATAATATCCAGACGATAATTGTAAAAGACTTGTCCAGATTTATGAGAGATTATATAACCCTTGGAGATTATCTTGAAAATATATTTCCATTCCTTGGAGTAAGATTCATTGCCATAAATGATGGCTATGATAGCAACAAAGAAAAGGGAAATGGAACAGATTTAGATATTCAATTCAAGGGACTATTATATGATTTCTACACAAAAGATATTTCTGAAAAGGTAAAATCATCTATGACTACACTTAAAAAACAAGGAAAGTTTTTAGCTTGGAGTCCACCATTGGGATATATGAAAGATCCTAATGATAGACATAAAATCATAGTCGATGAAGAAACAGCTTGGATAGTAAAGAAGATTTTCAAACTTGCACTTGATGGTATATCTTCAAGAAATATAGCTAAGATATTAAATGAGGAAAAAATTCCAACACCATCAAAAAGAAAGAGCGAAATAACAAACCTTGATTTCGAATATTCAATAATTAGAACAGCTAAAAAGCCTAGACCAACTTGGACTAATGGCAATGTAATAGATGTATTAGCGAATGAAAATTACACTGGAACTTATACTTTCAATATGCAAGATAAGTCAGTATTGAATCCATCTTCGTTTAAATTCAAACCAAAAGAAGAGTGGGAAAGAGTTGAGAATAATCATGAAGCTATTATATCTAGAGAAGACTTTGAAAAAGTTCAAAAGATTAAAGAGAAGAATCTGTTTATGAAAGGTAAAAATACCGATTATGAATGGAGAAAGAAATCTCCACTACAAGGTTTTGCAAAATGTCCAACTTGCAATCACATTTTAGGATGTATTCAATCAAAAAGAAAACGACAAGATGGAAGCATAAGAGTTCACACATATTTTACTTGTAGGATATGTAAGTGTAATAATGTAAAACATAAGAACTCAAGAGCAGGAAGCCTTGAAGAGCAAGTATTTGAAGCAATAAAGGAAAAATATGGTTTAGAAGATCCAATCAAGGATGAAAAAGTAAAAGTTAAACCAATGGAAAAATCTATCGAAGATCTTGAAGCTAAAAAAATGCATAATTTTGAGAAGTATAAATTAGGCAAGATGAATAGACAAAAATTCATTGACTCTAAAAATTTGATAGATGAAGAAATACAAGCAATAAAAGAAAAAATACAAAAAGCAAAAGAAGAAAAAGAAGTAATAGACAACACTAAACTTACCAGAGAATTGATGGAGAAATATATAGACTCAGTAATCTGCGAAGGAAACGAAGTGTTGAACATAATATGGAAGTAG
- a CDS encoding restriction endonuclease subunit S, which produces METYKLSDLLELKYGKDHKKLRNGSYPCYGSGGIIRYVDEYLYDKESILIPRKGSLNNLFYVNKPFWTVDTIFWSKINSERVDGKYLYYLLHNYDLAVLNEGTAIPSLTTKVLNQLNIKITSLSKQRKIAQILSMFDEKIKLNNEINNNLENLATIIYNKNFIDDGHEKKSPLKNYANRIVTGKTPSTKNEDYYGKEIPFITIPDMHNTVYITETQRYLSVYGANTQKTKFLPENTICVSCIGTAGLVSLTSKKSQTNQQINSIIPKDSSLIYYLYFSLKELAIDIINFGSGGSTICNLNKTQFENLEIREPNKIRLSNFNKLMLPIFKNILKNQLENKSLSELKQLLLPKLLSGELDVTKLK; this is translated from the coding sequence ATGGAAACGTATAAACTATCAGATTTACTTGAGCTAAAATATGGAAAAGATCATAAGAAATTAAGAAATGGTTCTTATCCTTGCTACGGAAGTGGAGGAATAATAAGGTATGTTGATGAATATTTATATGATAAAGAGAGCATTTTAATTCCAAGAAAAGGATCTTTAAATAATTTATTTTATGTTAATAAACCATTTTGGACAGTAGATACGATATTTTGGAGTAAAATAAATAGCGAAAGAGTAGATGGAAAATATTTATATTATTTATTACATAATTATGATTTAGCGGTATTAAATGAAGGAACAGCTATTCCAAGTTTAACTACAAAAGTGTTAAATCAATTAAATATAAAGATAACAAGTTTATCAAAACAAAGGAAAATTGCACAAATACTATCAATGTTTGATGAAAAAATAAAATTAAATAATGAGATAAACAATAATTTAGAAAATTTAGCAACTATAATATACAATAAAAATTTTATAGATGATGGACATGAAAAAAAGTCCCCTTTAAAGAATTATGCGAATCGCATTGTTACTGGTAAAACACCATCAACTAAAAATGAAGATTACTATGGTAAGGAAATTCCATTTATTACAATTCCAGATATGCATAATACAGTGTATATTACAGAAACACAAAGATATCTATCAGTATATGGGGCAAATACTCAAAAAACAAAATTTTTACCTGAAAATACAATCTGTGTTAGTTGTATAGGAACAGCTGGTTTGGTTTCTCTTACATCAAAAAAAAGTCAAACAAACCAACAGATTAATTCAATTATTCCTAAAGATAGCAGTCTCATATATTATCTTTACTTTTCCTTAAAAGAATTAGCCATTGATATAATTAATTTTGGTTCTGGTGGAAGTACAATTTGTAACTTAAATAAAACTCAATTTGAAAATTTAGAAATCAGAGAACCTAATAAAATAAGACTATCTAATTTTAATAAGTTAATGCTTCCTATTTTTAAAAATATTCTTAAGAATCAATTAGAAAATAAGTCTCTTAGTGAATTAAAGCAACTTCTTCTCCCAAAATTATTATCTGGAGAATTAGATGTAACAAAACTAAAATAA
- a CDS encoding restriction endonuclease subunit S: protein MIINLHDNQRIPLSSKTRNLMTKKYPYYGAASIMDYVENYIFDGTYLLLGEDGTVSDSNGYPILQYVYGKFWVNNHAHVISGKNGFSVEILYLLFKNINITSIITGAVQQKINQQNLKKLKILIPDKNSLENINKIIQPIFKYIRLINIENKRLQQIKKIILPKLLSGEIDISNIELGELL, encoded by the coding sequence ATGATAATTAATTTACATGATAACCAACGGATTCCATTGAGTTCAAAAACAAGAAACCTGATGACAAAAAAATATCCTTACTATGGTGCTGCGTCAATTATGGACTATGTTGAAAATTATATTTTTGATGGAACATATTTATTATTGGGTGAAGATGGTACAGTTAGTGATTCTAATGGCTATCCAATATTACAATATGTTTATGGCAAATTTTGGGTTAATAATCATGCTCATGTTATAAGTGGTAAAAATGGCTTTTCCGTTGAAATACTTTATTTATTATTTAAAAATATTAATATTACTTCTATAATTACTGGAGCTGTCCAGCAAAAAATAAATCAACAAAATTTGAAAAAATTAAAAATACTAATACCAGATAAAAATTCTTTGGAAAATATTAATAAAATTATTCAACCCATCTTCAAATATATAAGATTAATAAATATTGAAAATAAAAGACTGCAACAAATCAAAAAAATAATACTTCCAAAGCTTTTATCAGGGGAAATAGATATATCCAACATAGAACTTGGAGAATTACTATAA
- a CDS encoding DUF5655 domain-containing protein codes for MSIKKGNSYSVIDQGYTYLSTVLNNKAEVVLEYNEKMQDTLKRNEIDWTQTKVIFISQSFNKYQKDSLNFKNLPIELYELKRYEGGIISFENIKGDSNAVDIKVIAGSNNVINDISKKVKKYTIEDHTKDSTEEIIELFEEYKERIELMYPDIKIEPKKLYIAFKNNKKNLVDFQLQKKGLKIWLNAKFGDIDDFKNLAKDVSNIGHWGNGDYEFTVSDDKDIEYILSLIQKVNNSK; via the coding sequence TTGAGTATAAAAAAGGGAAATAGTTATAGTGTAATAGATCAAGGATATACCTATCTTTCTACTGTACTTAATAACAAAGCAGAAGTAGTTTTGGAATACAATGAAAAAATGCAAGATACTTTGAAGAGAAATGAGATAGATTGGACTCAAACTAAAGTTATTTTTATATCTCAAAGTTTTAATAAGTATCAAAAAGATAGTTTAAATTTTAAAAATCTTCCAATTGAGTTATATGAATTAAAAAGATATGAAGGTGGAATAATTTCTTTTGAGAATATTAAAGGAGATAGCAATGCAGTGGATATAAAAGTAATAGCTGGTAGCAACAATGTTATTAACGACATCTCAAAGAAAGTAAAAAAATATACAATTGAAGATCATACAAAGGATTCAACAGAAGAGATTATAGAATTATTTGAGGAATATAAGGAACGTATAGAACTTATGTATCCTGATATAAAAATAGAACCTAAAAAGCTCTATATAGCATTTAAAAACAATAAAAAAAATCTGGTGGATTTTCAATTACAAAAAAAAGGATTGAAAATATGGTTAAATGCAAAGTTTGGGGACATTGATGATTTTAAAAATCTTGCAAAAGATGTATCAAATATTGGCCATTGGGGTAATGGTGACTACGAATTTACAGTCAGTGATGACAAAGATATAGAATATATTTTATCACTAATACAAAAGGTGAATAATTCAAAATAG
- a CDS encoding restriction endonuclease subunit S has translation MKIIKKKLKELVNFKYGKMPMKRKISEKGKFPVFSGYRVNGYYDEYNVEKNEIIVIARGVGGTGDVKIIREKSYLTNLAIRIINDETAVLNKYLYYYFLKNNLKYLDSGSAQSQITIADLENVHIEIPSLKLQESIINILEKLDKKIELNNEINNNLLFYIIIVILQVLCWIYLFPLIKALEVLFF, from the coding sequence ATGAAAATAATAAAAAAGAAGTTAAAAGAACTTGTCAATTTTAAATATGGTAAAATGCCTATGAAAAGAAAAATAAGTGAAAAAGGAAAATTTCCAGTTTTCAGTGGATATAGAGTCAATGGATATTATGATGAATACAATGTAGAAAAAAATGAAATTATAGTTATTGCTAGGGGAGTTGGTGGAACAGGAGATGTTAAAATTATTAGAGAAAAAAGTTATCTAACTAATTTAGCAATAAGAATAATAAATGATGAGACAGCAGTTTTAAATAAATATCTTTATTATTATTTTTTAAAAAATAATTTAAAGTATTTAGATTCAGGTTCTGCACAATCACAAATTACAATAGCAGATTTAGAGAATGTACACATAGAAATACCAAGTTTAAAACTTCAAGAATCAATAATAAATATTCTAGAGAAATTAGATAAAAAAATAGAATTAAACAATGAGATAAACAATAATTTATTATTTTATATCATTATAGTAATTCTCCAAGTTCTATGTTGGATATATCTATTTCCCCTGATAAAAGCTTTGGAAGTATTATTTTTTTGA
- a CDS encoding type I restriction endonuclease subunit R, protein MSENYKYAESHLEDALLELLEELGWEYLPGGKTERTDRREVILEEKLRDAVYRLNPMMPDYVKEDALKQVMRLPETTLIKSNEQFHKMLVEGVNVGEYIDKKNKKHSGGKVYLVDFENIDSNEFIAVNQLKVEGKDLRIPDVVLYVNGLPLVLIELKSLSNENVGIQEAYTQVNNYKSIIPKIFVYNSFCVISDGVNAKAGTISSNEERFMSFRTIDGIEIAPTSAMMMEVLTRGMLSRERILEITKDFLLFLNESPDKIKILAQYHQMFAVKKALEKTEIAIANEGKIGVVWHTQGSGKSLTMVFYAGQLMKKFNNPTIVVLTDRNDLDNQLFETFSKCTGYLVETPKQAENKENLRNMLNVGSGGIIFTTIQKFSSQESEDLEPVSLRKDIYIIADEAHRSQYGLDAKMDEFGNSKYGYAKYVRDALPNANYIGFTGTPIDFDDKSTVAVFGDYIDIYDMTRAVEDGATVKIYYENRFIKLDLNKDLIDKIDDEFKDIMSQQEERIVESKKRDITKMEAIIGAKNRIKTLAEDLVAHWEMRRKNAYGKCMIVCMSRKICVDLYNEIVKIRPEWHSDDKKKGKIKVVMTSNIAKDPEEFKPHFTTKEDREELANRMKDDNDELEMVIVRDMWLTGFDVPCLNTMYIDKPMIGHNLMQAIARVNRVYKDKSGGLVVDYIGIGDDLKRALKQYSNNDRKTTGINQEEAVAIMLEYYEKVKELFHGFDYSDYKDESSLKRGQIIIAGMDFILNKDNQEKNYKNEFIDNVLALSKAHALCVTTKEGIGLNCEIAYFKAVRASLMKLENRPTIGPNGKILTEKEINDRLAKLMAKTIISEEVVDVYGELGIKNPDLSIFSEEFLEDLSRIKYKNLAVEMLKKLLEGKIKSFGKRNIVASEKLSEKLKKAISRYKNKEFTSFEMMELLKEMARDVNEEVNKGKKLGLSDEEMAFYDILTKDESIFEEISDKTMIEIVKDLTDMIKRSVSIDWYDKESVKAKIKNSVRRLLSKYKYPPKKTRSTVDLIVSQAKDLDFDIRPDIDYAYDQSGFMMAAEKYSN, encoded by the coding sequence ATGAGTGAGAACTATAAGTATGCAGAATCTCATTTAGAGGATGCCTTATTAGAATTATTAGAAGAATTAGGATGGGAATATTTGCCAGGTGGGAAAACGGAAAGAACCGACAGGAGAGAGGTAATTTTAGAGGAAAAATTGAGAGATGCAGTTTATCGTCTAAATCCTATGATGCCAGATTATGTTAAAGAAGATGCTTTGAAGCAAGTGATGCGTCTTCCAGAAACAACTCTTATCAAATCTAATGAGCAATTTCATAAAATGCTTGTTGAAGGGGTAAATGTTGGAGAATACATTGATAAGAAAAATAAGAAACATAGTGGAGGAAAGGTTTATCTAGTTGATTTTGAAAATATTGATAGTAATGAATTTATAGCAGTAAATCAATTAAAAGTAGAGGGAAAAGATTTAAGAATACCAGATGTTGTATTGTATGTAAATGGATTACCTCTGGTTTTAATAGAGCTAAAATCTCTATCTAATGAAAATGTAGGAATTCAAGAGGCATATACTCAAGTAAATAATTATAAATCAATTATACCAAAAATATTTGTGTATAATAGTTTTTGTGTAATTAGTGATGGAGTAAATGCAAAAGCTGGAACCATATCTTCAAATGAAGAGAGATTTATGAGTTTTAGAACAATAGATGGAATAGAAATAGCACCTACTAGTGCGATGATGATGGAAGTATTAACAAGGGGAATGCTTTCGAGAGAGAGAATTTTAGAGATTACTAAAGATTTTCTTTTGTTTTTAAATGAGAGTCCAGATAAAATTAAGATATTGGCTCAGTATCATCAAATGTTTGCTGTAAAAAAAGCACTAGAAAAAACAGAAATAGCAATAGCTAATGAAGGAAAAATAGGTGTTGTATGGCATACTCAGGGAAGTGGAAAATCCTTGACAATGGTCTTTTATGCAGGGCAATTAATGAAAAAATTTAACAATCCAACTATAGTGGTTTTAACTGATAGAAATGATTTAGATAATCAATTATTTGAGACATTTTCAAAATGTACTGGATATTTAGTAGAAACTCCAAAACAAGCAGAGAACAAAGAAAACTTAAGAAATATGTTAAATGTTGGAAGTGGAGGAATCATATTTACAACAATACAAAAATTCTCATCTCAAGAAAGTGAGGATTTAGAACCAGTTTCTCTAAGAAAAGATATCTATATAATCGCAGATGAAGCGCACAGATCACAGTATGGATTAGATGCAAAAATGGATGAATTTGGAAATAGTAAGTATGGTTATGCAAAATATGTAAGAGATGCTTTGCCTAATGCCAATTACATAGGGTTTACAGGCACACCAATTGATTTTGATGATAAATCTACAGTGGCAGTTTTTGGAGATTATATTGATATATATGATATGACGAGAGCTGTGGAGGATGGAGCTACTGTAAAGATTTATTATGAAAATAGATTTATAAAACTGGATCTAAATAAGGACTTAATAGATAAAATTGATGATGAGTTTAAAGATATAATGTCTCAACAAGAGGAGAGAATAGTTGAGAGCAAAAAAAGAGATATAACTAAAATGGAAGCTATAATTGGTGCTAAAAATAGGATAAAAACATTGGCTGAAGATTTAGTTGCTCATTGGGAAATGAGAAGAAAAAATGCTTATGGAAAATGCATGATTGTATGCATGTCTAGAAAAATATGTGTTGACCTCTATAATGAAATAGTAAAAATAAGACCAGAATGGCATAGTGATGATAAGAAAAAAGGGAAAATAAAAGTAGTAATGACAAGTAATATAGCAAAGGATCCAGAGGAATTTAAACCTCATTTTACTACAAAAGAAGATAGAGAAGAGCTAGCAAATAGAATGAAAGATGATAATGATGAGCTGGAAATGGTAATAGTAAGAGATATGTGGCTTACTGGATTTGATGTTCCTTGTTTAAATACTATGTATATAGACAAACCGATGATAGGACATAATCTAATGCAGGCTATTGCCAGAGTAAATAGGGTATATAAGGATAAGAGTGGAGGACTTGTAGTAGATTATATAGGAATTGGTGACGATTTAAAAAGAGCCTTGAAACAGTACAGTAATAATGATAGAAAAACTACTGGAATTAATCAAGAGGAAGCTGTTGCTATAATGCTTGAATATTATGAAAAAGTTAAAGAGCTGTTCCACGGATTTGATTATTCAGATTATAAGGATGAAAGTTCGTTAAAAAGAGGGCAGATAATAATTGCTGGAATGGATTTTATTTTAAATAAGGATAATCAAGAAAAAAATTATAAGAATGAATTTATTGACAATGTCTTGGCACTTTCTAAAGCACATGCTCTTTGTGTTACAACAAAAGAGGGGATTGGATTAAATTGTGAAATTGCATATTTTAAAGCAGTAAGAGCAAGTTTAATGAAATTGGAAAACAGACCAACAATAGGACCAAATGGAAAAATATTAACTGAAAAAGAGATAAATGACAGATTAGCAAAATTGATGGCTAAAACAATTATTTCAGAAGAAGTAGTTGACGTATATGGTGAACTTGGAATAAAAAATCCCGATTTATCAATATTTTCTGAAGAATTTTTAGAAGATCTGAGTAGAATAAAGTATAAAAATCTTGCTGTTGAAATGCTAAAAAAACTTTTAGAAGGAAAGATAAAATCATTTGGAAAAAGAAATATTGTCGCATCGGAAAAACTTTCTGAAAAATTAAAGAAAGCTATTAGTAGATATAAAAATAAAGAGTTTACAAGTTTTGAAATGATGGAATTGTTAAAAGAGATGGCTAGAGATGTCAATGAAGAAGTGAATAAAGGAAAAAAATTAGGACTTTCAGACGAGGAGATGGCCTTTTATGATATTCTAACTAAAGATGAAAGTATTTTTGAAGAGATATCTGATAAAACAATGATTGAAATTGTTAAAGATTTAACTGATATGATAAAAAGAAGTGTCTCTATTGACTGGTACGATAAAGAAAGTGTAAAAGCCAAGATAAAAAACAGTGTGAGAAGATTATTGAGTAAATATAAGTACCCACCTAAGAAAACAAGAAGTACTGTTGATTTGATTGTTTCACAAGCTAAAGATCTTGATTTTGATATAAGACCTGATATAGATTATGCCTATGATCAAAGTGGTTTTATGATGGCTGCAGAAAAATATTCAAATTGA
- a CDS encoding N-6 DNA methylase, with translation MFVQSEKFIEAHRGKSEDISIFGQESNGTTWKLCKMNLAIRRIEVDLGQEPADSFTKDQHKGKKMDYIMANPPFNVKDYWHESLSGDVRWKYGTPPEGNANYAWLQHMIHHLAPNGTAGIVLANGSLSSSTGGEAEIRKAMLEDDIVDCIVALPDKLFLTTGIPACIWFLNRNKNNPKHRKRKNEVLFIDARNLGELVERSLRAFSMDDIEKIASTYHKWRGSYDGNEEYEDVQGFCKSATLEEIKDNDYILTPGRYVGIEEEEDDGIPFEEKMEALTKELSEQFKKSRELEEEIKKNLKALGFEM, from the coding sequence ATGTTTGTTCAATCTGAAAAATTTATAGAAGCTCATAGAGGAAAATCTGAAGATATTTCAATATTTGGTCAAGAAAGTAACGGTACAACATGGAAACTTTGTAAAATGAACCTTGCTATTAGAAGAATAGAAGTTGATTTAGGACAAGAACCAGCTGATAGTTTCACAAAAGATCAACATAAAGGAAAGAAAATGGATTACATCATGGCAAATCCACCTTTCAATGTAAAGGATTATTGGCATGAATCTTTGAGTGGAGATGTAAGATGGAAATATGGAACACCTCCAGAAGGAAACGCAAACTATGCATGGTTACAGCATATGATACATCATTTAGCTCCAAATGGAACTGCTGGAATTGTTCTTGCTAATGGATCACTATCTTCTTCTACAGGTGGAGAAGCTGAAATTAGAAAGGCAATGCTTGAAGATGATATAGTAGATTGTATAGTAGCATTACCTGATAAGTTATTTTTAACAACTGGAATTCCAGCATGTATTTGGTTTTTAAATAGAAATAAGAATAATCCAAAACATAGAAAAAGAAAAAATGAAGTATTATTTATAGATGCAAGAAACTTAGGAGAACTTGTAGAAAGAAGTTTGAGAGCTTTTTCAATGGACGACATTGAAAAGATCGCAAGTACTTATCATAAATGGCGTGGTTCATATGATGGTAATGAAGAATATGAAGATGTGCAAGGCTTCTGTAAAAGTGCAACTTTAGAGGAAATAAAAGACAATGATTATATACTAACACCAGGAAGATATGTTGGAATTGAAGAAGAAGAGGATGATGGAATACCATTTGAAGAAAAAATGGAAGCTTTAACAAAAGAACTATCTGAACAATTTAAGAAAAGTAGGGAACTTGAAGAAGAGATAAAGAAAAATTTAAAAGCTTTAGGCTTTGAGATGTAG